One stretch of Prunus persica cultivar Lovell chromosome G1, Prunus_persica_NCBIv2, whole genome shotgun sequence DNA includes these proteins:
- the LOC18791256 gene encoding protein DETOXIFICATION 16 codes for MNAEEQAGDLKSLPFADQEHDYQERKGQQLTRDEFFVEVKKQLLLVGPLVSSNFLLFCIQVVSVMYVGHLGELALSGASMATSFASVTGISLMIGMGSALDTFCGQSYGAKQYHMLGIHMQRAMIVLLLVSIPLAVVWANTGFILEFLGQDPEISAAAGEFACYMIPSLFAYAILQCHSRFLQTQNNVVPMIVTTGTATLLHLLVCWLLVYKTSLGYKGAAVANCIAYWINALLLFLYVRFSPSCKHTWTGFSKEAFHGILSFLKLSIPSAVMISLEMWCFEMMVLLSGLLPNPKLETSVLSISLNTCALTYMIPLGLGGAASTRVSNELGAGKPRLARLAICVTLSMVVTEGIVVVAVMILGRKVWGYCYTTDKEVVEYAGEILLWVAIAHFFDGIQSVLSGVIRGSGQQKIGAYVNLGAYYLIGIPISIILAFVLHIGGKGLWIGITVALFVQAVSLSIIVTCTNWEKEVKKASDRVHKTMAVTDAAS; via the exons ATGAATGCAGAAGAACAAGCAGGTGATCTTAAGTCACTTCCATTTGCAGATCAAGAACATGACtatcaagaaagaaaaggacaaCAGCTGACCCGAGATGAGTTTTTCGTGGAAGTGAAGAAGCAGCTGTTGTTAGTAGGGCCTCTTGTGTCATCaaatttcttgttgttttgtatACAGGTTGTTTCAGTCATGTATGTTGGTCATCTCGGAGAACTTGCACTTTCAGGTGCTTCCATGGCCACTTCATTCGCTTCAGTAACTGGTATCAGCTTGATG ATTGGAATGGGAAGTGCATTGGACACATTTTGTGGCCAGTCCTATGGAGCAAAACAATATCATATGCTTGGTATACATATGCAGAGGGCAATGATTGTTCTTTTGCTGGTCAGCATTCCTCTTGCAGTTGTATGGGCCAATACAGGCTTCATTCTTGAATTTTTGGGTCAAGATCCAGAAATATCTGCTGCTGCTGGGGAATTTGCTTGTTACATGATACCAAGCCTTTTCGCTTACGCAATCCTTCAATGTCATTCCAGATTCTTGCAAACTCAGAACAATGTGGTTCCCATGATTGTTACCACAGGAACTGCAACTCTGCTACACTTGCTTGTCTGTTGGCTTCTGGTATACAAGACCAGCCTTGGATATAAAGGTGCGGCTGTGGCAAACTGCATCGCATATTGGATCAATgcattgttattgtttctttATGTCAGATTCTCTCCCTCTTGTAAGCACACATGGACTGGATTCTCAAAGGAGGCCTTTCACGGAATTCTCAGTTTTCTTAAACTATCCATTCCTTCAGCTGTAATGATCAG CTTAGAAATGTGGTGCTTTGAAATGATGGTCCTCTTATCTGGTCTTCTTCCTAATCCAAAGCTTGAAACCTCAGTCCTGTCAATCAG CCTTAACACATGTGCACTGACTTACATGATCCCCCTCGGACTGGGTGGTGCAGCAAG CACAAGAGTTTCAAATGAATTGGGTGCTGGGAAACCACGACTAGCCCGTCTTGCCATATGTGTTACACTCTCCATGGTTGTTACTGAAGGCATTGTGGTTGTTGCTGTCATGATATTGGGTCGAAAAGTTTGGGGCTACTGTTACACCACAGATAAAGAAGTTGTGGAATATGCTGGAGAAATATTACTGTGGGTTGCAATAGCCCACTTTTTTGATGGAATTCAATCTGTTCTTTCAG GTGTCATAAGAGGAAGTGGGCAGCAAAAGATTGGGGCTTATGTTAATCTTGGAGCTTATTATCTTATAGGCATTCCTATCTCAATTATATTAGCTTTTGTCCTGCACATTGGAGGGAAG GGTCTTTGGATTGGAATTACTGTGGCTCTGTTTGTGCAAGCAGTATCTCTTTCAATCATAGTCACATGCACTAACTGGGAAAAAGAA GTGAAGAAAGCTTCTGATAGAGTGCACAAGACAATGGCTGTGACGGATGCAGCATCGTAA
- the LOC18792592 gene encoding protein DETOXIFICATION 16 encodes MDFEEQAAGLESALIQVPQEQSLLSRKQVPVKDEIVEEVKKQLLLAGPLVASNFLLFGMQLISVMYVGHVGELALAGASMATSFASVTGLSLTRGMGSALDTFCGQSYGAKQYHMLGIHMQRAMLVLLLVNIPLAFVWANTGHILEFLGQDPEISAAAGNYACFLIPSLFTYAILESHARFLQAQNNVVPLIVSTGVATLVHLLNCWVLVYKTSLGYRGAALATSVTYSINTLLLALYVRVSPSCKLTWTGFSKEAFHGIPNFLKLSIPSAVMVSLEVWSFEMIVLLSGFLPNPKLETSALSISFNTCLMVYMIPLAFSGTVSTRVSNQLGAGQPRMVCIAICVALSIVVTEGIVAAAVMILARNVWGYCYSSEKEVVKYVGEMLIFVALSHFFDGPQSVLSGVIRGSGQQKIGVYVNLGAYYLIGIPTAVLLAFVQHIGGKGLWIGIIMALFVQALSLAIIVICTDWEKEVKKASDSVFNRVTVAESSS; translated from the exons ATGGATTTCGAAGAACAAGCAGCTGGTCTCGAGTCAGCCTTGATTCAAGTTCCCCAAGAACAATCATTACTATCAAGAAAACAAGTACCGGTCAAAGATGAGATTGTGGAGGAAGTGAAGAAGCAGCTGTTGTTAGCAGGGCCACTTGTTGCATCAAATTTTTTGCTATTTGGCATGCAGCTTATTTCAGTCATGTATGTTGGTCATGTTGGAGAGCTGGCCCTCGCAGGTGCTTCCATGGCCACTTCATTTGCTTCGGTGACTGGTTTGAGCTTGACG AGAGGAATGGGTAGCGCGTTAGACACGTTCTGTGGCCAGTCTTACGGAGCAAAACAGTATCATATGCTTGGCATACACATGCAGAGGGCAAtgcttgttcttcttctggtAAACATTCCCCTTGCATTTGTATGGGCCAATACTGGCCACATTCTTGAATTCTTGGGTCAAGATCCAGAAATATCAGCTGCTGCTGGCAACTATGCTTGTTTCTTGATACCTAGCCTTTTCACTTACGCAATCCTAGAATCGCATGCCAGATTCCTGCAAGCTCAAAACAATGTGGTTCCTTTGATTGTTAGCACAGGAGTTGCAACGCTTGTGCACTTGCTTAACTGTTGGGTTCTGGTATACAAGACCAGCCTTGGATACAGAGGCGCTGCTTTGGCAACCTCCGTCACGTATTCAATCAATACATTGTTATTGGCTCTTTATGTCAGAGTGTCTCCCTCTTGTAAGCTCACATGGACTGGATTCTCAAAGGAGGCCTTTCATGGaattcccaattttttaaaactatcaaTTCCTTCAGCTGTAATGGTCAG CTTAGAAGTCTGGTCGTTCGAAATGATAGTGCTCTTATCTGGTTTTCTTCCTAATCCAAAGCTTGAAACCTCAGCCCTCTCAATCAG CTTTAACACATGTTTAATGGTCTACATGATTCCTCTGGCTTTCAGTGGTACAGTAAG CACAAGAGTTTCAAATCAATTGGGAGCTGGGCAACCACGAATGGTGTGTATAGCAATATGCGTTGCACTATCCATTGTTGTTACTGAAGGCATTGTGGCTGCTGCTGTCATGATATTGGCTCGAAACGTTTGGGGTTACTGTTACAGCAGTGAAAAAGAGGTTGTGAAGTATGTTGGAGAAATGTTGATTTTTGTCGCCCTATCCCACTTTTTTGATGGACCTCAATCTGTTCTTTCAG GTGTCATAAGAGGAAGTGGGCAGCAAAAGATTGGGGTATATGTTAATCTGGGAGCCTATTATCTTATAGGAATTCCTACTGCAGTCTTATTAGCTTTTGTGCAGCACATTGGAGGGAAG GGTCTTTGGATTGGAATTATTATGGCGCTATTTGTGCAAGCACTATCTCTTGCAATCATAGTCATATGCACAGATTGGGAGAAAGAA GTGAAGAAAGCTTCTGATAGCGTGTTCAACAGAGTGACCGTGGCTGAGTCGTCAAGCTGA